Genomic segment of Longimicrobium sp.:
AGCCTGAGGCACCTCCAAGCCCGGGCGCGGCAGCGGTCACCGTAGCCGAAGCCTCGGCTGCCGTGGGGCCCTCACCCGTCCTCGCCTAGGCTCGTCCACCCTCTCCCACAAACAGCGTGGGAGAGGGGGTACACTTCGAGGTTGCGGTGCGCGGGCATGGAGATGCGTTCAACCCTGGCCCGGTCGCGGCGGTTGAAACCGCGTCTGGAACATCACGAAGTCCGCCTGCGCGGACTGCACGCGTAGTCGAGTGCGCAAATCCGTCCGAAGCGCGGTTCAGGTCTCCCCCTCCCCTGCGCAGCGGGGGACGGGGGCCGGGGGGAGGGGGCTCCCGCGGCATGCGAAGCCCCCGATCGAACCCCCACCGAAGTTCCCCCCTCTCCCGCGCAGTTTGCGGGGGAGGGGCTGGGGGAGGGGGAACCTACTGGTCCATCCCGTACCGCTGCAGCTTGCGGTACAGCGTCGACGGGTCGATCCCCAGCACCTCCGCGGCCTTGGTCTTGTTGCCGCCCTCGGAGTGCAGCACCCAGTGGATGTACGCCCGCTCCACGATCTCCAGCGTGGGATTGGGCGGCAGCGTGGCCGACACCAGCGGCTGCGCCTGGCGCTGGGTGATGCGCGTCGGCAGCGTGGACGCGCCGATCTCCCCACCGTCCGCCGTGAGCACCGCGGCCCGCTCCAGCGCGTTCTCCAGCTCGCGCACGTTGCCGGGCCAGTCGTAGCTCTGCAGCAGCGCCAGCACCTCCGTGGAAAGGCGCGGCACGGCGCGCCCGCGCTGGGCGGCGAAGCGGTCGAGGAAGAACTCGGCCAGGATGGGAATGTCTTCCGGCCGCTCCTGCAGTTCCGGCAGCTGCAGCGTGATCACGTTCAAGCGGTAGAACAGGTCGCTGCGAAACCCGCCCCGGCGGATTTCCTCGTCCAGGTCGCGGTTGGTAGCCGCCATGATGCGCACGTCCACCGGCACCGGCTCCGTGGCGCCCACGGGAATCACCTCACGCTCCTGCAGGGCGCGAAGCAGCTTCACCTGCAGGGCGGGCGACATTTCGCCCACCTCGTCCAGGAAGAAGCTGCCTCCCTTGGCCGCCACGAACAGCCCCTGCTTGTCGCGCACCGCGCCGGTGAACGAGCCGCGCACGTGCCCGAACAGCTCGCTTTCCAGCAGGTTCTCGGGAAGCGCGCCGCAGTTGATGGAAACGAACGGGCCGTCGCCACGGTCGGAGATGGTGTGGATGTACCGCGCCAGCACCTCCTTGCCCGTTCCCGAGGCGCCGGTGATGAGCACGGTGGAGTCGCTGGGGGCCACCGTTTCCGCCGTCTTCAGCACGTCCACGAAGCGCCGGCTGCGGCCGATGGGGCGCGTGGTGTCGGAGCGGTCGCGGCGGCGGATCTCGGTCTTCAGCGCCTGGTTTTCGCGCTTCAGCTGGCGCGACTCGGCGGCGCGGCGGCAGATGGCGACCAGCTCGTCGTTGCTGAAGGGCTTCTGGATGTAGTAGAACGCCCCCTCGTTCACCGCGCGCATGGCGGTCTGCAGCGACGCCTGCGCAGTCATCAGGATGACGGGGAGGGAGGGGTCTGATTCCTTGGCGGCCATCAGCACCTCCAGCCCGCCGACGCCGGGCATCCGCACGTCGGAAAGCACCACGTCGGGGCGCACGTCGGCGATGCGGTCGATGCCCGCCTGGCCACCGACGGCCGTCTCCACCTGGAAGCCCTCGCGCTTCAGCAGGATGCGCAGGGTGTCGAGGATGCCGACCTCGTCGTCGACGATGAGGATCTTGGGTTCGCTCACGGGATCGCGGTCAGAACGGTAACTACGGTCAGAACGGCACTACGGTCGGGGCAGACGCAAGATCGGGGCGCTACTGCCGGGAACATCCTGCGCGGACCCATACCATCCGCGCCTCGGCTGACTGTGGCGCATGCCGCGG
This window contains:
- a CDS encoding sigma-54 dependent transcriptional regulator gives rise to the protein MSEPKILIVDDEVGILDTLRILLKREGFQVETAVGGQAGIDRIADVRPDVVLSDVRMPGVGGLEVLMAAKESDPSLPVILMTAQASLQTAMRAVNEGAFYYIQKPFSNDELVAICRRAAESRQLKRENQALKTEIRRRDRSDTTRPIGRSRRFVDVLKTAETVAPSDSTVLITGASGTGKEVLARYIHTISDRGDGPFVSINCGALPENLLESELFGHVRGSFTGAVRDKQGLFVAAKGGSFFLDEVGEMSPALQVKLLRALQEREVIPVGATEPVPVDVRIMAATNRDLDEEIRRGGFRSDLFYRLNVITLQLPELQERPEDIPILAEFFLDRFAAQRGRAVPRLSTEVLALLQSYDWPGNVRELENALERAAVLTADGGEIGASTLPTRITQRQAQPLVSATLPPNPTLEIVERAYIHWVLHSEGGNKTKAAEVLGIDPSTLYRKLQRYGMDQ